One window of the Penaeus monodon isolate SGIC_2016 chromosome 1, NSTDA_Pmon_1, whole genome shotgun sequence genome contains the following:
- the LOC119576287 gene encoding loricrin-like → MSCLGDESSQGGAPRGRALMGMSASRGEPPGELLWGRSSGTGSGGCLGDEPLRGGAALGDGASLGRELLRGTSLGDEPSGEGAARGRASQGRSCLGGRASQGRSCVGDEPLRGGAALGAAFRGPLRGGAARGTPPGGGLGDEPLRASQGLLGDEPLRGGAASGDEPLRGGAASGDNPRGSSQGQPRGRALSGEDLQGRSCLGETGGLSGEELPRGNEPLRHDCLGQP, encoded by the coding sequence ATGAGCTGCCTTGGGGACGAGTCCTCTCAGGGGGGAGCTCCTCGGGGACGAGCTCTCATGGGGATGAGTGCTTCTCGGGGGGAGCCTCCGGGGGAGCTGCTTTGGGGGAGGAGCTCTGGGACGGGCTCAGGAGGCTGCTTGGGGGACGAGCCTCTCAGGGGAGGAGCTGCCTTGGGGGACGGAGCCTCTCTAGGGAGGGAGCTGCTTCGGGGGACGAGCCTCGGGGACGAGCCCTCAGGGGAGGGAGCTGCTCGGGGACGAGCCTCTCAGGGGAGGAGCTGCCTCGGGGGACGAGCCTCTCAGGGGAGGAGCTGCGTTGGGGACGAGCCTCTCAGGGGAGGAGCTGCCTTGGGGGCGGCCTTCAGGGGGCCTCTCAGGGGAGGAGCTGCTCGGGGGACGCCTCCAGGGGGAGGCCTCGGGGACGAGCCTCTCAGGGCCTCTCAGGGGCTGCTGGGGGACGAGCCTCTCAGGGGAGGAGCTGCCTCGGGGGACGAGCCTCTCAGGGGAGGAGCTGCCTCGGGGGACAACCCTCGAGGGAGCTCTCAGGGGCAGCCTCGGGGGAGAGCTCTCTCGGGGGAGGACCTTCAGGGGAGGAGCTGCCTCGGGGAGACAGGAGGCCTCTCAGGGGAGGAGCTGCCTCGCGGGAACGAGCCTCTCAGGCATGACTGCCTGGGACAACCCTGA